A region of Paenibacillus thiaminolyticus DNA encodes the following proteins:
- the ychF gene encoding redox-regulated ATPase YchF → MALKAGIVGLPNVGKSTLFNAITQAGAESANYPFCTIDPNVGVVEVPDERLDKLTELVVPNKTVPTAFEFVDIAGLVRGASKGEGLGNKFLAHIREVDAIVHVVRCFEDENITHVDGKVNPVSDIQTINLELILADLESVEKRLDRTKKNMKSGDKKFAQEADVLERLKEVLYNDQPARSLELTDDEKLLVRDLHLLTMKPVLYAANVSEDGVTEADANPYVQQVRDFAAQENAEVVPISAKVEAEIAELDGEDKEMFLQELGLEESGLNRLIKAAYRLLGLYTYFTAGVQEVRAWTIRKGMKAPQAAGVIHTDFERGFIRAEVVSYDDLVAAGSMNVVKEQGKLRLEGKEYVVQDGDVMHFRFNV, encoded by the coding sequence ATGGCTTTGAAAGCTGGTATCGTCGGACTGCCGAATGTCGGCAAATCGACATTGTTCAATGCGATTACGCAAGCGGGGGCGGAATCCGCCAACTACCCGTTCTGTACGATCGATCCGAATGTCGGCGTGGTTGAGGTTCCTGATGAGCGTCTGGACAAATTGACCGAGCTCGTCGTGCCGAACAAGACGGTGCCGACGGCATTCGAGTTCGTCGATATTGCCGGCCTTGTTCGCGGCGCGAGCAAGGGCGAAGGGCTCGGGAACAAGTTCCTGGCTCATATCCGCGAGGTGGACGCGATCGTTCACGTCGTTCGCTGCTTCGAGGATGAGAATATTACGCACGTGGACGGCAAAGTGAATCCAGTTAGCGATATCCAGACCATCAATCTGGAATTGATTCTGGCGGATCTTGAGTCGGTCGAGAAGCGTCTCGATCGGACGAAGAAGAACATGAAGAGCGGCGACAAGAAATTCGCCCAGGAGGCCGATGTCCTGGAGCGCCTCAAGGAAGTGCTGTACAATGATCAGCCGGCACGGAGCCTGGAACTGACCGATGACGAGAAGCTGCTCGTCCGCGATCTGCATCTGCTGACGATGAAGCCGGTGCTCTATGCGGCGAACGTAAGCGAGGATGGCGTGACGGAAGCGGACGCTAATCCGTATGTGCAGCAAGTACGCGACTTCGCGGCGCAGGAGAATGCGGAGGTCGTGCCGATCAGTGCCAAAGTTGAGGCGGAGATCGCGGAGCTGGACGGCGAGGACAAGGAGATGTTCCTGCAGGAGCTCGGGTTGGAAGAGTCCGGTCTGAACCGGCTCATCAAGGCGGCGTACCGTCTGCTTGGGCTGTATACGTACTTCACCGCGGGCGTACAGGAAGTGCGCGCGTGGACGATCCGCAAGGGCATGAAGGCGCCGCAGGCGGCGGGCGTCATCCATACCGACTTCGAGCGCGGCTTCATCCGGGCGGAAGTGGTGTCTTATGACGATCTGGTCGCGGCCGGATCGATGAACGTTGTGAAGGAGCAAGGCAAGCTGCGGCTGGAAGGCAAGGAATACGTCGTGCAGGACGGAGACGTCATGCACTTCCGGTTCAATGTATAG
- a CDS encoding energy-coupling factor transporter transmembrane component T family protein, translated as MSKAGMLYIDRNTLFHRMDGAAKLLLLAVWTVAVFLFQDLRVFVPLFLLGIIMLVSAKLPWRRIRLLVWLMIVFNVFNSLFTLVVTPAYGSVVTGSTTVIANLGYNVLTLETVIYVLTLSMKYMSLMPITVLFIYTTHPTRLASSLNRVGVPYKVAYAFSIAFRYIPDMQAEFRNISNAMQARGIGFGKGEGSFSQRLKHFISIAIPLVQSSLHRIETISNAMDLRGFGKHARRTWYSATVWQREDYVIITISAVALIVAIIARVQGFGTFWYPFA; from the coding sequence ATGAGTAAGGCGGGGATGCTCTACATCGACCGCAACACCCTGTTCCACCGGATGGACGGGGCGGCCAAGCTGCTCCTGCTGGCCGTGTGGACGGTCGCCGTCTTTTTGTTCCAGGATCTGCGCGTCTTCGTGCCGCTTTTCCTGCTGGGCATCATCATGCTCGTCAGCGCGAAGCTGCCGTGGCGGCGCATTCGCCTGCTCGTCTGGCTCATGATCGTCTTCAATGTGTTCAACTCGCTGTTCACCCTCGTCGTGACACCGGCTTACGGGAGCGTGGTGACCGGTTCGACGACGGTTATCGCCAATCTGGGCTACAACGTGCTGACGTTGGAGACGGTCATCTACGTATTGACACTCTCGATGAAATATATGTCCCTTATGCCGATTACGGTGCTCTTTATCTATACGACGCATCCGACGCGGCTGGCCAGCAGCCTGAACCGGGTGGGCGTGCCGTACAAGGTCGCCTATGCGTTCAGCATCGCCTTCCGCTACATTCCGGACATGCAGGCTGAATTCCGCAACATCTCGAATGCGATGCAGGCGCGCGGGATCGGCTTTGGCAAGGGAGAAGGCTCGTTCTCGCAGCGGCTGAAGCACTTTATCTCGATCGCGATCCCGCTTGTCCAGTCTTCGCTCCATCGGATCGAGACGATCTCGAATGCGATGGATCTGAGGGGCTTCGGCAAGCATGCGCGCCGCACCTGGTATTCGGCCACGGTATGGCAGCGGGAGGATTACGTCATTATAACGATTAGCGCCGTCGCGCTGATCGTAGCGATTATAGCGCGCGTTCAGGGATTCGGGACATTCTGGTATCCCTTCGCCTAA
- a CDS encoding manganese efflux pump MntP family protein: protein MWETAVPAGQWITIIVMAVALGFDAFSLCLGLGMRGVRSMEMLRISGIIALFHVAMPLLGVLTGHYVSSILGHVAVMAAGGLLIMLGGHMILSSFRSGSPGTFYEMSIWGTLLFALSVSVDSFSVGVSLGMFHTNLMVTIVAFGLAGGAMSVIGLVLGQRVGATIGEYGEAVGGVILLTFGILFLLP from the coding sequence ATGTGGGAGACGGCAGTACCGGCAGGTCAGTGGATCACAATAATCGTCATGGCCGTGGCACTCGGTTTTGACGCCTTTTCACTTTGTCTAGGCCTCGGCATGAGAGGGGTGCGCTCGATGGAGATGCTCCGCATCAGCGGAATTATCGCGCTGTTCCATGTCGCGATGCCGCTGCTTGGCGTCTTGACGGGCCATTATGTCAGCTCCATTCTTGGACATGTGGCGGTGATGGCCGCCGGCGGGCTGCTCATTATGCTGGGCGGACATATGATCTTAAGTTCTTTTCGGAGCGGCTCCCCAGGCACTTTCTATGAGATGTCGATCTGGGGAACGCTGCTGTTCGCTTTGAGCGTAAGCGTCGATTCGTTCTCCGTCGGCGTGTCGCTAGGCATGTTCCATACGAATCTCATGGTGACCATCGTTGCGTTCGGTCTGGCCGGGGGAGCGATGTCTGTGATTGGATTGGTGCTCGGCCAGCGGGTCGGAGCCACTATCGGCGAGTACGGGGAAGCGGTCGGAGGAGTGATTTTGCTCACCTTCGGCATTCTCTTTTTGCTGCCGTAG
- a CDS encoding low molecular weight protein arginine phosphatase: protein MNRILFVCTGNTCRSPMAEAMLRQLAAERGLELEVKSAGVSAWDGTPMSNHAAAVLKEHHVEGYETFASTALKEAEVAWADLILTLTVGHKRHVLQRFPAAADKTYTLREYAEPGEGGSGERNRLQELAAELQLRQALGQEPTPEERAKLAELERLCPNPDVADPFGGSLEEYRMTAMQIREALLVVMDKLAPPDTK from the coding sequence ATGAACCGGATATTATTCGTATGTACAGGCAACACCTGCCGCAGTCCGATGGCGGAAGCGATGCTCCGCCAGTTAGCCGCCGAACGGGGGCTGGAGCTGGAGGTCAAGTCGGCGGGCGTATCGGCATGGGATGGGACGCCGATGTCGAATCATGCCGCCGCCGTGCTGAAGGAGCACCATGTCGAGGGGTACGAGACGTTCGCTTCGACGGCGCTGAAGGAAGCCGAGGTGGCTTGGGCTGATCTCATCTTGACGCTGACCGTCGGCCATAAGCGCCATGTGCTGCAGCGATTCCCCGCTGCGGCCGACAAGACATATACACTGAGGGAATACGCGGAGCCGGGAGAAGGTGGATCCGGGGAACGCAATCGGCTGCAGGAACTGGCCGCCGAGCTGCAGCTGAGGCAGGCGCTGGGACAGGAACCGACGCCGGAGGAACGGGCGAAGCTGGCCGAACTGGAGCGGCTCTGCCCGAATCCGGATGTCGCGGACCCGTTCGGCGGTTCGCTGGAGGAATATCGGATGACCGCGATGCAGATTCGGGAGGCGCTTCTCGTCGTGATGGACAAGCTGGCCCCGCCTGACACAAAGTGA
- a CDS encoding sodium-dependent transporter, whose protein sequence is MSRQQKSTYRRIDKKKDQFSSSSGFILAAIGSSVGLGNMWKFPYVTGQNGGGAFFLLFILCLVLVGLPVLLGELTVGRAGRGDPVTAFRKLSGKRSWGAIGFIAVLAPFLILTYYSTIAGWTLHYAFESLTGVLYADPDYSGHFTAFTAGWGPVLWQLAVLLLTGYIIARGITGGLEKFNKIVIPGLLIILLVMLVWTLTLEGAAEGISYFLYPDFSKLTFQSALMALGLAFFSLSLGIGAMVTYGGYVDSHQSLPAATLAVGAGDLVYALIAGLIIFPTIFTFGIEPNAGPGLVFAALPAAFASMPYGEWFGGLFFILLAIAALTSCLSLLEVPVAFLIRRFEMKRGWATMLVMGAVYVLALPATLAAGGVLTDWKPGGRNLFDWLDFVTSNIMLPLSGLFVTLLIGFVWTGAKEEAGLRPLMGRVWGTMMRYVAPILIILIFLSSIGIL, encoded by the coding sequence ATGTCAAGACAACAAAAATCAACTTATCGTCGCATCGACAAGAAGAAAGATCAATTCAGCAGCTCTTCCGGGTTTATTCTGGCAGCCATCGGGAGCTCGGTAGGGCTGGGAAATATGTGGAAGTTCCCCTATGTCACCGGACAAAATGGGGGAGGCGCCTTTTTCCTCCTGTTCATTCTCTGCCTTGTGCTGGTAGGGCTTCCGGTGCTGCTGGGCGAGCTGACAGTGGGCCGGGCGGGCAGAGGGGATCCGGTCACGGCCTTCCGCAAGCTGTCCGGAAAGAGAAGCTGGGGCGCGATCGGATTTATTGCGGTGCTTGCTCCCTTTCTCATTTTAACGTATTACAGCACCATTGCGGGGTGGACGCTTCATTATGCCTTTGAATCGTTGACGGGCGTCCTGTATGCCGATCCGGATTATTCAGGTCATTTCACGGCTTTCACTGCCGGCTGGGGGCCGGTTCTGTGGCAGTTGGCCGTACTTCTGCTGACCGGCTACATCATTGCCCGCGGCATTACGGGAGGGCTTGAGAAGTTCAATAAAATCGTCATTCCCGGACTGCTGATCATTTTGCTGGTCATGCTGGTGTGGACATTAACGCTGGAGGGTGCCGCCGAAGGCATATCCTATTTTTTGTATCCCGATTTCTCAAAATTGACTTTTCAATCCGCACTGATGGCGCTGGGGCTGGCTTTCTTCTCCCTCTCTCTCGGGATAGGGGCGATGGTTACGTATGGCGGATACGTGGATTCGCATCAGTCGTTGCCTGCGGCTACTCTGGCGGTGGGGGCCGGGGATCTGGTGTATGCGCTGATTGCCGGACTCATTATTTTCCCGACGATCTTCACGTTCGGAATCGAGCCGAATGCGGGGCCAGGCCTTGTTTTCGCGGCGCTGCCTGCCGCCTTCGCCTCGATGCCGTATGGCGAGTGGTTCGGGGGGCTGTTCTTCATTCTGCTTGCCATCGCGGCGCTTACCTCTTGCCTGTCGCTGCTCGAAGTTCCGGTAGCCTTCCTTATCCGGCGCTTCGAGATGAAGCGCGGCTGGGCAACGATGCTTGTCATGGGCGCGGTGTACGTCCTTGCCCTCCCGGCGACGCTGGCGGCCGGCGGTGTATTGACGGATTGGAAGCCGGGCGGACGCAATCTGTTCGATTGGCTCGACTTCGTCACCTCCAATATTATGCTGCCGTTAAGCGGCTTGTTCGTGACGCTGCTGATCGGCTTCGTCTGGACCGGCGCCAAGGAGGAAGCCGGGCTCCGTCCGTTGATGGGACGGGTGTGGGGAACGATGATGCGCTATGTCGCGCCGATCTTGATTATTCTCATTTTCCTCTCCTCCATCGGCATATTGTGA
- the spoIIR gene encoding stage II sporulation protein R, which translates to MKSRMFVLGLLLAIVAAGTWMRWDQGRAAAAVEESGLAGRTTAEAGQTTAAAIPEDAIRLRVLANSDTDDDQRVKRLVRDGIVEELNGWTGQQTAPQTREEAREFIAAHLKELENTVARTLADEGMPYSARLTLGEVPFPAKLYGGQVYPAGMYEALLVTLGAGEGQNWWCVLFPPLCFIDGDTGQAKAEDSGAGSEIVSSAATGQDVASAGEASGTAGVDGGSAGPGAEPSTDGGTEVRFFLWDMLVSLLQWLAEVWNALIG; encoded by the coding sequence ATGAAATCACGGATGTTCGTACTCGGTCTCCTGCTGGCCATCGTCGCCGCAGGGACGTGGATGCGTTGGGATCAAGGCCGCGCGGCAGCGGCTGTGGAAGAATCAGGCTTGGCAGGGAGAACAACGGCGGAAGCCGGACAGACAACGGCAGCGGCGATACCCGAGGATGCGATTCGGCTGCGCGTGCTGGCGAATTCGGATACGGACGACGATCAGCGGGTGAAGCGGCTGGTGCGGGATGGCATCGTCGAGGAATTGAACGGCTGGACAGGGCAGCAAACCGCTCCGCAGACGCGGGAGGAGGCCAGGGAATTCATCGCCGCCCATCTCAAGGAGCTGGAGAACACGGTCGCCCGAACGCTGGCGGATGAAGGCATGCCGTATTCGGCGAGGCTGACGCTAGGCGAGGTGCCGTTCCCAGCGAAGCTGTACGGCGGCCAGGTTTATCCGGCGGGCATGTACGAAGCGCTGCTCGTTACGCTGGGCGCGGGGGAAGGCCAGAACTGGTGGTGCGTACTGTTCCCGCCGCTCTGCTTCATTGATGGCGATACGGGCCAGGCGAAGGCGGAGGACTCCGGTGCCGGAAGCGAAATCGTCTCATCGGCAGCAACGGGGCAGGATGTAGCTTCAGCGGGCGAGGCCAGCGGGACGGCCGGGGTGGACGGCGGTTCTGCCGGTCCGGGAGCGGAGCCAAGTACGGATGGCGGAACAGAAGTGCGCTTCTTTTTGTGGGATATGCTGGTAAGCTTGCTGCAATGGCTGGCAGAGGTGTGGAATGCTCTTATCGGTTAA
- the prmC gene encoding peptide chain release factor N(5)-glutamine methyltransferase — translation MSRPGGSEQGARGSFRLAWPLTIREAWVQASSFLAAGGVEDAPHHAELLLRHVLGWERAAYLVRLPDPMPEAACRPYEAAMERRAGGEPTQYIIGEQHFYGLPFAVSPDVLIPRPETELLVEAIMAEADRLWPAGTALRAADIGTGSGAIACTLAHLRPSWQVTATDISPAALRMAQSNAGQLGVAARLSWREGDLLAPLAGSGLDVLVSNPPYIPAAEIGGLMREVRDYEPRTALDGGADGLDPYRRIVAMLPLLDSPPRLIGFEVGQGQARDVAALLEAAGYGERLVIVPDLAGIERHVIGVRASRPEDGEAAGRGGAEDGTEESGR, via the coding sequence ATGAGCCGGCCCGGCGGATCGGAGCAGGGAGCTCGGGGCTCCTTCCGCCTAGCCTGGCCGTTAACGATAAGAGAAGCCTGGGTGCAGGCTTCTTCTTTTTTGGCGGCTGGCGGGGTGGAGGATGCGCCGCATCATGCGGAGCTGCTGCTGCGCCATGTGCTTGGATGGGAGCGGGCAGCCTATCTCGTGCGGCTGCCCGATCCGATGCCCGAAGCGGCCTGCCGTCCGTACGAGGCCGCGATGGAACGGCGGGCCGGAGGCGAGCCGACCCAATATATTATCGGGGAGCAGCATTTCTATGGCCTGCCGTTCGCGGTGTCTCCGGACGTGCTGATTCCGCGCCCGGAGACGGAACTGCTGGTCGAGGCGATCATGGCCGAAGCGGATCGCCTCTGGCCGGCCGGGACCGCGCTGCGGGCGGCCGATATCGGCACCGGCAGCGGCGCCATCGCCTGCACGCTGGCCCATCTTCGGCCGTCCTGGCAGGTGACGGCGACCGATATCTCGCCCGCGGCGCTCCGCATGGCGCAATCCAACGCCGGGCAGCTTGGCGTAGCGGCGCGCCTGAGCTGGCGCGAGGGCGACCTGCTGGCGCCGCTTGCCGGCAGCGGATTGGACGTGCTCGTGTCCAACCCGCCGTATATCCCGGCTGCCGAGATTGGCGGGCTCATGCGCGAGGTGCGCGATTATGAGCCGCGCACGGCGCTGGACGGCGGAGCGGACGGGCTCGACCCGTACCGCCGCATCGTCGCCATGCTGCCGCTGCTGGACAGCCCGCCGCGCCTCATCGGCTTCGAGGTCGGCCAGGGCCAAGCCCGCGATGTCGCTGCGCTGCTGGAGGCGGCAGGGTACGGGGAGCGCCTCGTCATCGTGCCGGATCTGGCCGGCATCGAGCGCCATGTCATCGGCGTGCGCGCCTCGCGCCCGGAAGATGGGGAGGCGGCTGGCCGCGGTGGAGCGGAAGACGGCACGGAAGAATCAGGCCGCTGA
- a CDS encoding TIGR01440 family protein translates to MNSSYERQAEQAARELAAAAKLAPGQLVVIGCSTSEVAGARIGTAGTLDVARMLFDGLNVLRTEFGLQLAFQCCEHLNRALVVERRTLEQFRLEEAAAVPVPHAGGSMAAQAYRMLPDACLAESIEAHAGIDIGETLIGMHLRRVAVPLRTELRAIGRARVTMASTRPKLIGGERAVYRWLDDSGASCD, encoded by the coding sequence ATGAATTCTTCTTATGAGCGGCAGGCCGAGCAGGCTGCCCGGGAACTGGCAGCTGCAGCGAAGCTTGCTCCGGGCCAATTGGTCGTCATCGGCTGCAGCACAAGCGAAGTGGCCGGCGCGCGGATCGGCACGGCCGGCACGCTTGACGTGGCCCGAATGCTGTTCGACGGGCTGAATGTGCTGCGGACCGAGTTCGGCCTGCAGCTCGCTTTTCAATGCTGCGAGCACCTGAACCGCGCGCTGGTCGTAGAGCGCCGCACGCTGGAGCAATTCCGGCTGGAGGAGGCCGCCGCGGTGCCTGTCCCGCATGCGGGCGGTTCAATGGCGGCACAGGCGTACCGCATGCTGCCGGACGCATGTCTGGCCGAATCCATCGAGGCGCATGCAGGCATCGACATCGGCGAGACGCTGATCGGCATGCATTTGCGCCGCGTGGCCGTTCCGCTGCGAACGGAGCTCCGCGCCATCGGCAGGGCCAGGGTGACGATGGCGTCGACGCGGCCGAAGCTGATTGGCGGCGAGCGGGCGGTCTACCGTTGGCTGGACGATAGCGGAGCTTCATGCGACTGA
- the rpiB gene encoding ribose 5-phosphate isomerase B, producing the protein MKIAIGADHAGVKLKDGIIAVIRELGHETEDLGCHCTDSVDYPDYAVPVAEKVAAGEADRGILICGTGIGMSIAANKVPGVRCALVHDLFSAKATREHNDSNVLAMGERVIGPGLAEEIVRVWLGTEFSQGERHAGRIRKVVEAERKYNPAP; encoded by the coding sequence ATGAAAATTGCAATTGGAGCGGATCACGCAGGTGTGAAGCTGAAGGATGGTATTATCGCGGTCATTCGCGAACTGGGGCATGAGACGGAGGATCTTGGCTGCCATTGCACCGATTCAGTCGATTATCCGGATTATGCCGTGCCTGTCGCCGAGAAGGTGGCTGCGGGCGAAGCTGATCGAGGAATTCTCATCTGCGGAACCGGGATTGGCATGTCCATCGCCGCGAACAAGGTGCCTGGCGTGCGCTGCGCGCTTGTACATGATCTGTTCTCCGCGAAGGCGACGCGGGAGCATAATGATTCGAACGTGCTCGCCATGGGGGAACGGGTTATCGGCCCTGGTCTGGCGGAAGAGATCGTTCGCGTCTGGCTCGGCACGGAATTCAGTCAAGGGGAGCGCCATGCAGGCCGCATCCGCAAGGTGGTGGAAGCCGAGCGCAAGTACAACCCGGCGCCGTAG
- a CDS encoding L-threonylcarbamoyladenylate synthase: MNVMNRFNEPKLADQDQAAEGTAGLEEEATKRWTVDAAQPLEGQPAIREAAALLAAGGTVAFPTETVYGLGADARDTRAVERIFAAKGRPSDNPLIVHIADMAMLDELVEPFGGTARRLMDRFWPGPLTIVLPARPGAVSPRVTAGLDTVGVRMPAHDTALALIRAAACPVAAPSANRSGRPSPTRAEHVAEDLDGRIGGIVDGGPTGVGVESTVVELHGERIHVLRPGGVTIAMLREIAADITIDPAVDPVGALAEPAAQVAGGTLAAPRSPGMKYAHYAPQGTLAIVQSASPEAAARRIQAELDAARERGERTGVLAFTEHAAAYRADVVVPLGSLSAPEEAAHRLYEGLRRFDEEGVGFIMAEACSTEGIGLAVMNRLLKAAGHRVIRC, translated from the coding sequence ATGAACGTCATGAATCGATTCAATGAACCGAAGCTAGCCGACCAGGACCAGGCTGCGGAGGGTACGGCAGGCCTTGAGGAAGAAGCGACGAAGCGCTGGACGGTCGACGCCGCGCAGCCGCTGGAGGGACAGCCGGCTATTAGGGAGGCGGCTGCTCTGCTGGCTGCGGGGGGGACGGTCGCCTTTCCGACCGAGACGGTCTACGGCCTCGGCGCCGACGCGCGCGATACGCGGGCCGTCGAACGCATCTTCGCGGCCAAGGGGCGCCCGTCCGACAATCCGCTCATCGTGCATATCGCCGATATGGCGATGCTGGATGAGCTGGTCGAGCCGTTCGGCGGTACGGCGCGGCGCCTAATGGACCGCTTTTGGCCCGGCCCGCTTACGATCGTGCTGCCGGCGCGCCCCGGAGCCGTCTCGCCGCGGGTGACGGCGGGCCTCGATACGGTCGGTGTCCGCATGCCGGCGCATGATACGGCGCTGGCCTTGATCCGCGCCGCCGCTTGCCCGGTAGCTGCGCCAAGCGCCAACCGTTCCGGCCGCCCGAGCCCGACGCGGGCCGAGCATGTCGCCGAGGATCTGGACGGCCGCATCGGCGGCATCGTCGACGGCGGACCGACCGGCGTGGGCGTCGAATCGACCGTCGTGGAGCTGCACGGCGAACGCATCCATGTGCTGCGCCCCGGCGGCGTGACGATCGCCATGCTGCGCGAGATTGCCGCCGATATCACGATCGACCCGGCTGTCGATCCGGTCGGCGCACTGGCGGAGCCCGCGGCGCAGGTAGCCGGCGGGACGTTAGCTGCGCCGCGCTCCCCGGGCATGAAATATGCCCACTATGCGCCTCAAGGCACACTCGCGATCGTGCAGAGCGCCTCGCCGGAAGCCGCGGCCCGCCGCATCCAGGCGGAGCTCGACGCCGCCCGCGAGCGCGGGGAGCGCACCGGCGTGCTCGCCTTCACCGAGCATGCCGCGGCCTACCGCGCGGATGTCGTCGTCCCGCTGGGCAGCTTGTCCGCGCCGGAGGAGGCTGCGCACCGGCTGTATGAAGGGCTGCGCCGCTTCGACGAGGAAGGGGTCGGCTTCATTATGGCGGAAGCCTGTTCCACCGAAGGGATCGGATTGGCGGTCATGAACCGGCTGCTGAAGGCCGCCGGCCACCGCGTTATCCGCTGCTGA
- the prfA gene encoding peptide chain release factor 1 yields the protein MLDRLQSLADRYDKLSELLCDPDVANDPKKLRDYSKEQSDLQPAYEAYMEYKNVISELDAAKAMLQEKLDDDMREMVKMEIEELEERKVKLEERIRVLLLPKDPNDDKNVIVEIRGAAGGDEAALFAADLYRMYTRYADAQGWRTELMEANISDLGGFKEVIFLVSGKGAYSKLKYESGAHRVQRIPATESGGRIHTSTSTVAVMPEIDEVEVEILDKDIRVDTFCSSGAGGQSVNTTKSAVRVTHIPTGIVATCQDGKSQNDNKAKALQVLRARIFDIKRQEEEAKYAGERKSKVGTGDRSERIRTYNFPQSRVTDHRIGLTMHKLDQVMNGDMEEIIQALTLTEQAELMERENHA from the coding sequence ATGTTGGACCGTCTGCAATCTTTGGCGGATCGCTATGACAAATTGAGCGAGCTGCTGTGCGATCCGGATGTGGCGAACGATCCGAAGAAGCTGCGCGACTATTCGAAGGAACAGTCCGATTTACAGCCTGCGTACGAAGCCTATATGGAGTACAAAAACGTAATAAGCGAGCTGGATGCGGCGAAAGCCATGCTGCAGGAAAAGCTGGACGATGACATGCGCGAAATGGTGAAGATGGAGATCGAAGAGCTGGAGGAGCGCAAGGTCAAGCTGGAGGAGCGCATCCGCGTGCTGCTGCTCCCGAAGGACCCGAACGACGACAAGAACGTCATCGTCGAGATTCGCGGCGCTGCCGGCGGCGACGAAGCGGCGCTGTTCGCAGCTGATCTATACCGCATGTATACACGCTACGCCGATGCCCAGGGCTGGCGTACGGAACTGATGGAAGCGAATATCAGCGATCTGGGCGGATTCAAGGAAGTTATCTTCCTCGTCTCCGGCAAGGGCGCATACAGCAAGCTGAAGTACGAGAGCGGCGCGCATCGCGTGCAGCGCATTCCGGCGACGGAATCAGGCGGCCGCATTCACACTTCGACCTCGACCGTCGCCGTCATGCCGGAGATCGATGAAGTCGAAGTGGAGATTCTCGACAAGGACATTCGCGTCGATACGTTCTGTTCGTCCGGCGCCGGCGGGCAATCCGTCAACACGACGAAGTCGGCCGTGCGGGTAACCCACATCCCGACAGGCATCGTGGCGACCTGTCAGGACGGCAAGTCGCAGAACGACAACAAAGCGAAGGCCCTTCAAGTGCTGCGGGCCCGGATCTTTGATATCAAGCGGCAGGAAGAGGAAGCCAAATATGCGGGCGAACGGAAAAGCAAGGTCGGCACCGGCGATCGTAGCGAGCGCATTCGCACGTACAACTTCCCGCAGAGCCGCGTGACGGATCACCGTATCGGCCTGACGATGCATAAGCTGGATCAGGTGATGAACGGGGATATGGAAGAGATTATTCAGGCGCTGACGCTGACCGAACAGGCCGAGCTGATGGAGCGGGAGAATCACGCATGA